The following proteins are encoded in a genomic region of Lachnospiraceae bacterium KM106-2:
- a CDS encoding RNA methyltransferase, TrmA family, which yields MKKGQTYEGIVEQFDFPNKGIVFLEEGKVIVKNALPGQKVRFLINKARKGKFEARLLEVIDRSPMETRQAPCKDFGACGGCTFQSMPYETQLELKKNQVKKLIDGVCDDYEFEGIKGSPVEFAYRNKMEFSFGDEVKDGPLALGLHKKGSFHDIVTADTCQIVDEDYNKILTCVLTYFQERGVGFYKKMRHEGFLRHLLVRRAVKTGETLISLVTSSQEEMDLTELKDALLALELSGKVVGILHVINDSLADVVRSDRTEILYGQDYFYEELLGLKFKISTFSFFQTNSLGAEVLYSTAREYVGETKDKLIFDLYSGTGTIAQILAPVAKKVIGVEIVEEAVEAAKENAALNGLTNCEFIAGDVLKVIDTIEEKPDLIVLDPPRDGINPKALTKIIDYGVDRLVYISCKPTSLARDLVMLQERGYKVEKVCAVDMFPQTVHVETVCLLKKVK from the coding sequence ATGAAAAAAGGACAAACTTATGAAGGAATCGTAGAACAATTTGACTTCCCAAACAAGGGTATCGTTTTTTTAGAAGAGGGAAAAGTAATCGTAAAGAATGCTCTTCCTGGTCAAAAAGTTCGTTTTTTAATAAATAAAGCAAGAAAAGGTAAATTTGAAGCACGTTTACTCGAAGTTATCGACCGTTCTCCAATGGAAACACGTCAGGCTCCATGTAAAGATTTCGGTGCATGTGGTGGATGTACGTTCCAGTCAATGCCTTATGAGACACAGCTTGAACTAAAGAAAAACCAAGTGAAGAAATTAATCGACGGCGTTTGCGATGATTATGAATTTGAAGGAATCAAAGGAAGTCCTGTTGAATTCGCTTATCGTAACAAAATGGAATTTTCATTTGGTGATGAAGTAAAAGATGGCCCACTTGCCTTAGGTCTTCATAAGAAAGGAAGTTTTCACGATATCGTGACAGCAGATACTTGTCAGATCGTCGATGAAGATTACAATAAGATTTTAACTTGCGTCTTAACATATTTCCAAGAACGTGGTGTCGGATTCTATAAGAAAATGAGACATGAAGGTTTCCTTCGTCATTTATTAGTACGTCGTGCGGTTAAGACTGGAGAGACTTTGATCAGTCTTGTTACAAGCAGTCAGGAAGAAATGGATCTTACAGAATTAAAAGATGCACTCCTTGCATTAGAACTTTCTGGTAAGGTAGTTGGTATTCTTCACGTGATCAACGATTCTTTAGCGGACGTTGTTCGAAGTGATCGTACTGAGATCCTTTATGGACAAGATTATTTCTATGAAGAATTATTGGGTCTTAAATTCAAGATTTCGACATTCAGCTTCTTCCAGACAAATTCGTTAGGAGCAGAAGTTCTTTATTCGACAGCAAGAGAATATGTTGGAGAAACAAAGGATAAATTGATCTTTGATCTTTATAGCGGAACTGGTACGATCGCTCAGATTCTTGCACCAGTTGCCAAAAAAGTCATCGGTGTGGAAATCGTAGAAGAAGCAGTGGAAGCAGCAAAAGAAAATGCGGCTTTAAATGGTTTAACAAACTGCGAATTTATCGCGGGAGATGTATTAAAAGTTATCGATACAATTGAAGAAAAGCCAGATTTAATCGTGCTTGATCCTCCTCGTGATGGAATTAATCCCAAAGCGCTTACGAAGATCATTGATTACGGAGTAGATCGTTTGGTTTATATCAGCTGTAAACCGACATCTCTTGCAAGAGATCTTGTGATGTTACAAGAGCGTGGATATAAGGTAGAGAAAGTATGTGCTGTTGACATGTTCCCTCAAACTGTACATGTTGAGACCGTATGTTTGCTTAAAAAAGTTAAATAA
- a CDS encoding permease of the drug/metabolite transporter superfamily produces MEKEQKKYFIAIVALFVAAFFWGSAFCVIKGTLDALTPFYLLAVRFLLAGVILLLLFATRLQFMTKRLFKRGLLLGIFLFFEFAFFTVGIKYTTASKSSFLLASYIIIIPLIYWLVAKTRPTKYAFGASATCMMGLCFILLDDLSALNKGDFYSIICAVFYAIHIVYTSKFVRDDDGILLNMMQILTGGICSLIVALIAEPFPSAVPVSAWGGITYLAIGCTIAPYVCSMFGQKYTKTSTAAVILSFESVFGCLLSALLLGERVSYRFIIGGALVVASFFVSERES; encoded by the coding sequence ATGGAAAAAGAACAAAAAAAATATTTTATTGCAATTGTCGCACTATTTGTTGCGGCTTTCTTTTGGGGTTCTGCATTTTGCGTCATAAAAGGAACTCTGGATGCACTAACCCCGTTCTATCTTTTAGCCGTTAGATTTTTACTTGCTGGTGTAATTTTATTACTCTTATTTGCGACGAGATTACAATTTATGACAAAACGCTTGTTCAAACGAGGATTATTACTAGGGATTTTCCTGTTTTTCGAATTTGCATTTTTTACAGTGGGAATTAAATATACGACAGCATCAAAATCTTCGTTTTTACTTGCTTCCTATATTATCATTATTCCACTGATCTACTGGCTAGTAGCAAAAACGAGGCCTACAAAATATGCCTTTGGTGCCTCCGCTACCTGTATGATGGGACTTTGTTTTATCCTATTAGACGATTTAAGCGCCTTAAATAAAGGTGACTTTTACAGCATCATTTGTGCTGTATTCTATGCCATACATATTGTTTATACAAGTAAATTTGTCCGAGATGACGATGGTATCTTATTAAATATGATGCAGATACTAACAGGAGGAATCTGTTCTTTGATCGTTGCACTTATTGCGGAACCATTCCCAAGTGCGGTTCCAGTTTCCGCTTGGGGCGGCATCACGTATCTTGCCATCGGATGTACGATCGCACCTTATGTCTGTAGTATGTTTGGACAAAAATATACAAAAACCTCAACCGCAGCTGTTATTTTGTCTTTTGAAAGTGTATTTGGATGCCTCTTGTCAGCATTGTTATTAGGTGAGAGAGTCAGCTACCGTTTTATCATTGGCGGAGCACTTGTTGTTGCATCCTTCTTTGTATCAGAACGAGAATCGTAA
- a CDS encoding multi antimicrobial extrusion protein (Na(+)/drug antiporter), MATE family of MDR efflux pumps: MRTRNERNMTKGTPIKVILLFAIPILLGNVFQQLYNVADTAIIGNVLGDQALAAVGATAAIYGLIIGFANGMTNGFSVVLARFYGAGQKEEVKKTVALTMILTTMISIVLTLLSLLGLRPLLHFLNTPDSIITQSQRYLSIIFAFSIVTMFYNMFAGLLRAIGNSKVPLWALIVSTVINIVLDLLFVKGFSWGIGGAAYATVIAQGGSVILCILYIRHFCPLLVVKKEDICMDRKLIIELMTTGLSMGLMLAIVSVGSVALQSAVNGFGDKIIAAHTAARKIDDIFMLPLGTLSMAASTFASQNFGAGRMDRVKQGIKASILLAFIWSGISCIVVLAGGGFMARMLTGSTNSIVIETAVKYITINIPFFFVLSILLILRSSLQGVGKKLIPLTASMIELLAKFIAVGMITPVLGYFGVCIIEPIIWSVCSIIVAIDFIRFIEKAR; this comes from the coding sequence ATGAGAACGAGAAATGAGCGGAATATGACGAAGGGGACACCGATTAAGGTAATCCTATTATTTGCGATTCCTATTTTACTAGGGAATGTATTTCAACAGCTCTACAATGTGGCAGATACGGCCATTATCGGAAATGTACTGGGTGATCAGGCATTAGCGGCTGTTGGTGCAACTGCAGCCATCTATGGATTGATCATAGGTTTTGCAAATGGAATGACCAATGGATTTTCGGTTGTACTTGCACGATTTTATGGAGCAGGGCAAAAAGAAGAGGTAAAAAAGACCGTAGCGTTAACGATGATCTTAACAACGATGATATCCATCGTACTTACACTGTTAAGTCTTCTTGGTTTAAGGCCATTGCTGCATTTTCTAAATACACCGGATTCGATTATCACGCAGTCTCAGAGGTATCTGTCGATCATATTTGCATTTTCTATCGTTACGATGTTCTATAATATGTTTGCAGGATTGTTGCGTGCCATTGGAAACAGTAAGGTACCTCTATGGGCACTCATTGTATCAACAGTGATCAATATTGTCTTAGATCTCTTATTTGTAAAAGGATTCTCTTGGGGGATTGGCGGAGCGGCCTATGCCACCGTGATTGCACAAGGGGGTTCAGTAATCTTATGTATCTTATACATAAGGCATTTCTGCCCACTATTAGTTGTAAAAAAAGAAGATATTTGTATGGACCGAAAACTAATCATCGAGCTGATGACAACAGGATTGTCTATGGGATTGATGCTTGCTATTGTATCGGTCGGTTCGGTTGCATTACAAAGTGCAGTCAATGGATTTGGAGATAAGATCATCGCGGCACATACCGCAGCAAGAAAGATCGATGATATCTTTATGTTACCGTTAGGTACGTTGAGTATGGCGGCATCTACCTTTGCTAGTCAGAACTTTGGTGCAGGGCGAATGGATCGCGTGAAGCAGGGAATCAAAGCATCTATTCTGCTCGCTTTTATATGGAGTGGAATTTCCTGCATCGTCGTGCTAGCGGGTGGCGGCTTTATGGCAAGGATGCTGACGGGCAGCACAAATAGTATAGTTATAGAAACAGCAGTAAAATATATTACGATCAATATTCCTTTCTTTTTTGTGCTTAGTATCCTATTAATACTACGCAGCAGCTTACAAGGAGTCGGGAAGAAGCTGATTCCTCTAACGGCAAGTATGATCGAGCTGTTAGCAAAATTCATTGCAGTAGGAATGATTACACCGGTCCTTGGTTATTTCGGAGTTTGTATTATAGAACCGATCATTTGGAGTGTATGTTCCATTATTGTAGCAATTGACTTTATTCGATTTATTGAAAAGGCTAGGTAA
- a CDS encoding ATP-dependent DNA helicase UvrD/PcrA, producing MSIYDTLNPEQLTAVKHVKGPLLLLAGAGSGKTRVLTHRIAYLIDEEGVSPWNILAITFTNKAAKEMRERVDNIVGYGSENIWVSTFHSTCVRILRRHIDRLGYDKNFTIYDSDDQKSLVRDVVKYFDLDPKTFKERAIMTAISKAKDELKSPETFLKEAGGDYIYKKYGSIYEEYQRRLKMNNALDFDDLICKTVELFKTCPDVLDLYQTRFKYIMVDEYQDTNTAQFKLISLLASTTNEFGEIEHNLCVVGDDDQSIYKFRGANIQNILNFEKQFADTTVIKLEQNYRSTQNILNAANEVIKNNFGRKKKTLWTANEEGDPIQYTQYNNEYEEAEAIVSDIYNQVNNGACYKDVAILYRTNAQSRIFEEKLIYRNIPYKIVGAINFYQRKEIKDILCYLKTIDNGQDELAVRRVINVPRRGIGLTTIDRVTDYALKNEMTFYNALKHAESIPGMSRALAKVSSFVSLIEVLKSKLHDPQYNLEDLINEILDATGYRAELEGEGTEESKDRLDNINELINKVVSYEANCDEEPTLSGFLEEVALVADIDNVEESADMVVLMTLHSAKGLEFPYVYLCGMEDGIFPSYMSINADDPQSEIEEERRLCYVGITRAKKVLHLSCARQRMVRGETQFNKPSRFVNEIPRHLLKQTANSLNSRIGRYDEKPTRPARSSMGQISTNYGRGGMKSVTNDMITNGLYGKRSTPTDKNNPFAGNPLIQKGFGNQTMSSTLFDKPKPAGASNGVDYGVGDTVKHIKFGTGLVTDLVQKGSDYEVTVDFTNSGQKKMKASFAKLKKLNN from the coding sequence ATGAGTATATATGATACTTTAAATCCTGAACAGTTAACAGCAGTCAAGCATGTCAAGGGACCTCTTTTACTCCTTGCAGGTGCCGGCTCTGGTAAAACCCGTGTGCTAACCCACCGCATCGCTTATTTGATCGATGAAGAAGGGGTCAGCCCATGGAATATATTAGCGATCACCTTTACGAATAAGGCCGCAAAAGAAATGCGTGAACGTGTCGACAATATTGTCGGTTATGGTTCTGAAAATATCTGGGTAAGTACGTTCCACTCTACTTGTGTTCGTATTTTACGCCGACATATTGATCGTCTCGGTTATGATAAGAACTTTACAATTTATGATTCTGATGATCAAAAGTCACTTGTAAGAGACGTTGTAAAATACTTCGATCTTGATCCGAAAACATTCAAAGAACGTGCGATCATGACGGCGATCAGTAAAGCGAAAGATGAACTAAAGTCACCGGAAACTTTCTTAAAAGAAGCTGGCGGCGATTACATCTATAAGAAATATGGTTCGATCTATGAAGAATATCAAAGACGTTTAAAAATGAATAATGCACTTGATTTTGATGATCTAATCTGTAAAACCGTTGAATTATTTAAGACATGCCCTGATGTATTAGATTTATATCAGACACGCTTTAAATATATCATGGTCGACGAATATCAAGATACGAATACGGCACAATTTAAGCTGATCAGTCTATTGGCTTCCACAACAAATGAATTTGGCGAAATCGAACATAACTTATGTGTTGTAGGTGATGATGACCAGTCCATATACAAATTCCGTGGAGCTAATATTCAAAATATCTTAAATTTTGAAAAGCAGTTTGCCGATACAACAGTCATCAAGTTAGAGCAAAACTACCGCTCTACTCAGAATATCCTAAATGCCGCCAATGAAGTGATCAAAAATAACTTTGGCCGTAAGAAAAAGACGCTTTGGACAGCCAACGAAGAAGGTGATCCAATTCAATATACGCAATATAACAATGAATATGAAGAAGCCGAAGCGATCGTAAGCGATATTTACAATCAAGTAAATAACGGCGCTTGCTATAAAGATGTTGCGATCCTTTATCGTACGAATGCGCAATCACGTATCTTTGAAGAGAAATTAATCTATCGTAATATTCCTTATAAGATCGTAGGAGCGATCAACTTCTACCAACGTAAAGAGATCAAAGATATTCTTTGTTATTTAAAGACGATTGATAATGGACAAGATGAACTTGCTGTTCGTCGTGTCATCAATGTTCCACGCCGTGGAATCGGTCTTACTACTATTGATCGTGTCACTGACTATGCATTAAAGAATGAAATGACATTTTATAATGCGCTTAAACATGCTGAGTCCATACCTGGAATGAGTCGTGCCTTGGCAAAAGTATCTTCTTTTGTCAGCTTAATTGAAGTTTTAAAATCAAAACTTCATGATCCTCAATATAATCTGGAAGATCTGATCAATGAAATTCTTGATGCAACAGGATACCGAGCTGAACTAGAAGGAGAAGGAACCGAAGAAAGCAAAGATCGTTTAGATAACATTAATGAATTGATCAATAAGGTTGTTTCTTATGAAGCTAACTGTGATGAAGAACCAACTTTGAGCGGATTTCTTGAGGAAGTTGCCTTAGTTGCCGATATAGATAATGTAGAAGAAAGTGCTGACATGGTAGTCCTAATGACACTTCATAGTGCAAAAGGTCTTGAATTCCCATATGTTTATCTATGTGGTATGGAAGATGGTATTTTCCCAAGTTACATGTCTATCAACGCAGATGATCCTCAATCTGAGATTGAAGAAGAACGCCGTCTTTGCTATGTAGGTATTACTAGAGCCAAGAAAGTTCTTCACCTAAGCTGTGCAAGACAACGTATGGTACGTGGTGAAACGCAATTCAATAAACCATCTCGTTTTGTAAATGAGATTCCAAGACATTTACTTAAACAGACTGCTAACTCTCTCAATTCCAGAATCGGTCGTTATGATGAGAAACCGACTCGTCCTGCTCGTTCCTCAATGGGTCAGATTTCAACTAACTATGGACGTGGTGGAATGAAGAGCGTTACGAATGATATGATTACAAATGGCTTATATGGAAAACGTTCGACTCCAACAGATAAAAACAATCCATTTGCCGGAAATCCTTTGATCCAAAAAGGATTCGGGAACCAAACAATGTCATCTACTTTATTCGATAAACCAAAGCCAGCTGGTGCTTCTAATGGTGTTGACTATGGTGTCGGGGATACCGTAAAACACATAAAATTTGGAACCGGATTAGTAACTGATCTTGTCCAAAAAGGCAGCGATTATGAAGTAACTGTAGATTTTACAAACTCTGGTCAGAAGAAGATGAAAGCTTCCTTTGCCAAACTAAAAAAATTAAATAATTAA
- a CDS encoding putative histidinol phosphatase and related hydrolases of the PHP family: protein MKLVLDTHTHTIASGHAYNTINEMVLAARDKQLELLSITEHSMTMPGTCHEFYFQNLRVIPREMHGVKLLLGTELNIIDYHGNVDMDESLMKQLDIRIASLHGPCIKPGTIEQNTNAVLGAIKNPYVNIIGHPDDGQYPLDYEAIVKAAKEHHVMIEVNNSSIRPGGFRLNSRENALKYVALCKQYEVPISLGSDAHYTGDILNYEYALDVLKEIDFPEELVMNTNTEKFLSYLHSKK, encoded by the coding sequence ATGAAACTAGTTCTGGATACACATACTCATACTATCGCAAGTGGTCATGCCTACAATACGATCAACGAAATGGTATTGGCTGCTCGTGACAAACAACTTGAACTTTTATCTATAACAGAACATAGTATGACAATGCCTGGCACTTGTCATGAATTTTATTTTCAGAATCTTAGGGTCATACCTAGAGAAATGCATGGAGTTAAGCTGTTACTTGGAACTGAACTCAATATTATAGATTATCATGGAAATGTTGATATGGATGAATCGTTGATGAAACAATTAGATATCCGAATTGCAAGTTTACATGGACCATGTATTAAGCCTGGGACAATCGAGCAGAATACAAATGCAGTTCTTGGTGCAATTAAGAATCCTTATGTCAATATTATTGGACATCCTGATGATGGACAATATCCTCTTGATTATGAGGCGATCGTAAAAGCTGCCAAGGAGCATCATGTTATGATCGAGGTTAACAACTCTTCTATTCGACCTGGCGGATTTCGCTTAAATTCACGTGAGAATGCGTTAAAATATGTAGCACTTTGCAAACAATATGAAGTACCGATCTCACTTGGTTCAGATGCTCATTATACTGGTGATATCTTAAACTATGAATATGCGCTAGATGTTTTAAAAGAAATTGATTTTCCGGAAGAATTAGTAATGAACACAAACACTGAAAAGTTTCTTAGTTATTTACATTCTAAGAAATAA
- a CDS encoding His repressor, with the protein MNKKIKTPAVDLLFDAILSLNSPEECYVFFEDICTINELLSLSQRFEVAKMLREHKTYLEIAEKTGASTATISRVNRSLNYGNDGYDMVFERIGEKEMEPTEK; encoded by the coding sequence ATGAACAAGAAAATTAAAACGCCTGCAGTAGATTTACTGTTTGACGCGATTTTAAGTTTAAATAGTCCTGAAGAATGTTATGTTTTCTTCGAAGATATTTGTACCATCAATGAGTTATTATCATTATCTCAACGTTTTGAAGTTGCGAAAATGCTTCGTGAACATAAAACTTATTTAGAAATAGCTGAAAAGACTGGTGCCAGCACTGCTACAATCAGCCGTGTTAACCGTTCTTTAAACTATGGTAATGATGGATACGATATGGTATTCGAACGTATTGGAGAAAAAGAAATGGAACCTACTGAAAAGTAA